In the genome of Nonomuraea sp. NBC_00507, the window AGAACGCCGTCCTCTAAAGGGCGGACGAAGAGGGTGTCGCCCCAGACGGTCGCGGCGAGCGACCCGCCGTCGCAGGCGAGCAGGTTCAGGCGGGCGCCGGGGTCCCTCGCCCCGGCTTTCACGACGACCTCGGCGAGGGACTGGCCGAGGCCGAGCCCGGTACGCAGCCGCTGGAACACGGCGGCGGCGAGCCAGGCGGAGTCGCAGGCGCTCTCGGCCTCGTCGGCGAGGTCCCTGACCGCCTCCCGCGCGACGCGGCCGTTGTGGCTGAGCAGCCACGGCCCGTCGGTGAAGGGCGCGGTGGCGCTCTCCTCGACCGGCATGCCGGAGGTGGCGCAGCGGACGGCCGCCAGCAGGCAGCCGGAGCGGGCCACCTGCGCGAGCGCGGGCAGGTTGGCGTCCGCCCAGATCGGGATCGAACGGCGGTAACGGATGGGTTCGGTGCGGTCCGGGTCGTACCAGCCCATGCCGAAGCCGTCGGCGTTGACCGTGCCGTGCCGCTGCCGGCGGGGCGCGTACGACTGAGCGTGCAGGCCGTGCTCGGGCTCGTGGATCAGCGTGGCGGCGGGTCTCGGCGCGCCGAGCCAGGCCGCGTGGCGGCACACTAGCGCTGCTCCGCGGTGCGGGCGCAGCGGAACCCGGTGAAGATCTGCCGGCGGATCGGATAGTCCCAGTTCCTGAACGTGGTGCGGACCGCGGCGGGGTCGGCCGCCCACGAGCCGCCACGCAGCACGCGGTAGTCGCGGCCGAAGAAGACCTCGCTGTACTCGCGGTAGGGAAAGGCGCTGAAGCCGGGGTAGCCGCCGAACCACGTGTCGGTCCACTCCCACACGTCTCCGACCATCTGCTCGGCCCCGTACGGGCTCGCCCCGCCGGGGTAGGCGCCGAGCGGCGCGGGCCGGGCCGCCCGGTGCCCGAGGTTGGCGAGCTCCGGCGTGGGATCCTGATCGCCCCACGGGTACTTGCGGGCCCGGCCCGCCGCGGCGTCCCAGCCGCACGCCTTCTCCCATTCCGCCTCGGTGGGCAGCCGCTTGCCCGCCCAGCGGGCGTAGGCATCGGCCTCGTACCAGCACACGTGCTGGACGGGTTCGTCCATCGGCACGGGCTCGGTGCGGCCGAAACGGCTGCGCCACCACGTGCCGCCGTCCTTGACCCAGAACAGCGGGGCGAAGACGCCGCTGTTCTGCCGCCACCGCCAGCCTTCGGGCGTCCACCAGCGCGGGTCGTGGTAGCCGCCGTCCTCGATGAACGCGGCGTAGGCGGCGTTGCCGACGGGCAGCCGATCAATCCAGTAGGCGGGCAGGTCGACCCGGTGGGCAGGGCGTTCGTTGTCGTAGGCCCAGGGCAGGGTGTCGGTGCCCATCAGGAACGAGCCGGCGGGGACGTACACCTCCTCCGCGCCCGCCGCGCGTCCGGGCGGCAGGGCGCCGTCCCGCACCATGCCGGGCCGCCGCGACAGCTGCAGCGTGGCGAGCATGGTCTCGTCGTGCTGGTGCTCGTGCTGGATCACCAGGCCGAACACGAACCCGTCGCGGCGCAGCGGGCTCGGGTCCTCCAGGTCGACAGCGTCCAGGACGTCGAGCACGCGGCCGCGTACGCCGCCGATGTAGTCGCGGGCCTCGGCCGGGCGCAGGAACGGCAGCGTGGGCCGGTCCTTGCGCGGCGTCTTGAAGGCGTCGTAGATGTCGTCGATCTCGGGCCGGAGCGGCGTGATGCCCGCGGCCGCCCGCAGCACCCACAGCTCCTCGTAGTTGCCGACGTGCGCGAGGTCCCACACCAGGGGCGACATCAGCGGCGAGTGCTGGTGGACGAGCACATCGTCGTCCGCCTCCGTGTAGGTCAGCGACCGGTCGCGCACCGCGATCAGCTCGGCCGCGATGCGTTCCTTGAAGTCGTTCACACTCGTCCCCCTTCGGTCAGCCAGGCCCGGGGGCCCAGGTCTATGAGGTCGGCCGCCGGCGAGCGGCCGGGTGTCACGTGCCGGTCGGCGAAGGCGGCCACCTCGCCGACCAGAGCGGGCGTCGCGCCGAGGCGGGGCAGCGCCTCGAGCGCGGCGCGGAAGCACGCCTCCGCGGCCTTGGCCAGCCGCGGGTCTGCCAGCCCGCACCGCGCGGCCTCCGGCCACATCTCCCGGTACGGCTCCGCGGCGGCCAGCGCCGCGTCGGCGGCCCGGTCGTCGGCGATGAGCGCGCAGGTCACGGCCACGCACACCGGCCAGGTCGCCGGGTGCTGGGCGTCGAGGTAGCGGATCTCCAGCCAGCCGCGGGGGCGTACCGGAGGGAACACCGTGGTGGCGTGGTACGCCAGATCCGCCGCGGTGGGCTCGCCGGTCGCCAGCCAGTCGCGGAAGGTCGAGCCGTCGCGGACCGGCCGGCAGCGGTCCCCGTCCTCCCGCACCAGCATGAGCCGGGCGTCGAGCAGATAGTCCGCCCAGTCCGCGGCCGGGTCGCCGGACACGGGTACGGGGGCCGTCCTGGTGGGGTCGAGGTTGTCCCACACGGCCTGGCGGCCGGACATCCAGCCGCACGGGCGGCCGCCGCTGAGCGGGGAGTTGGCGAAGGCCGCGGTCAGGACGGGGCCCAGCAGGTGCGCCCGCTCCCAGCGGGTCTCCGGCCGCCATCCCAGGTCCAGGTTGACCTGGATGGAGGCCGTCGAGCACATCATCAACGGCCCGTAGGGACCGCCGAAGAACTCCGCCATGACCTCGTACCTGGGCAGGCTTAACTGCCGCCGGGGCGGGCGCACCGGATCGAGGCCCACGCCCGCCAGTGCCAGGCCCGCGGCCTCGAGGGCGCGGCGGGCGACGGCCAGGTCGGCGGTGAGCCCGTCGATCGCGCCGGACAGCGGCCCCGCGGGCCCGGAGAGCTCCAGCTGGCCGCCCGGCTCGAACGTCACCCGGCTCCCGCCGGGCAGCGGCGGCAACGCCCGCGCGACCTGCTCCAGCGGCACGTGCCTGGCGACGTCGGCCCGGTCGAAGACGAGAAACTCCAGCTCGACACCCACCCGATCGCCGCCGCCCGCACGGAAGCACCGGCGGGCGTAATCCCCCACCTCCGAGGCGTCCTCCAGCGGCGCGTCCGCGCTGTCCGCCGCTTCGGAGGCCTCCTGGGCCTCCGAGTCGTCCTGGGGTGGCGTCGGCCCGATCGTCACGTGGCGCATGGGTCTACAGACCCGCGAGCCACGCGAGCGTTACAGGAGAATTCTCAGGCGGGTCGCCGGCTCCTGAAGGCGGACATCAGCCGCTCCCGCGTGCCGTGCGACAACTTCTCGGGAGGCTGGTCGCCGAGGGCCCGGATGGTCGAGCGGAATTGGTCGACGTAGTGCCCGCAGTCCTCACAGCAGGACAGATGGACCTCGATCCCGGCACGGGACGGCTGGTCGAGGGCGTCGTCGAGGTAGGCGGTGATGACTTCCACCAGTTCGCCGCACGTGAACCGCTTCACGACGTTGCCCGCCTTACCCTCTGCGATATGAACCGCTTCACCTATTCTGCCTGCTTCACCGACTCGAAGTAGTCCTCCAGCCGCCCGCGGACCACCGCACGCGCGCGATGCAGCAGGACCCGCTGGTTGGCTGCCGAGATCTCCAGGATCTCGCAGACCTCCTCGGAGGTACACCCCTCCACGTCACGCAGCGTGATCACGATCCGCTGCCGCGGCGGCAGCCCGGCCAGAGCCTCTCCGATGAGGCCGCGCACCTCCGCGGCGAGCGCCTGGCTCTCCGGGGTCGGCCAGACCGCGGGCGACTCCTTCCAGCTTCCCGGCAGGGCGGCGTCCGTACCGTGGAACCGCGAGGGATCGACGGTCGGTCCGGCGTCCAGTTCGAGGGCGCTCCACGGCAGTGTACGACTCTCCCGCACGCTGCGCTTCTTCGCCGTGTTCACCAGGATGCGGTAAACCCACGTCTTGACCGACGAGCGGCCCTCGAAACCGTCGATGGCGCCGATCACCGCCAGCCAGGTGTCCTGCACCACCTCCTCCGCGGAGTCGTCGGTGGACACGTAGGTCCTGGCCACCCGCAGCATGCCCCGCGACCAGGTGTCGAGCAACGCCGCGAACATCGCCTCATCGCCCGCCCGCAGAGCCGAGACGACGATGTCATCCGGGGGCAGCGTGCTGCCCGCGAAAGACCCCACGATCGTTTTCCTCCCCCGTGCCGCTTGGGGACATCATCACATGGCCGCCGGAGCCGTCGTTGCTCCCCCTATCTTGCGGGCGGCACAGCGGTGAGGAAACCGCGCGGAGTCAGCGGAGTTGGATGGCCGGTTCCGGGCGGTGGATGCCGCGAGGCCGGTAGGTGAGCGCGTCCGAGACCCCGAGATGGTCCGCGAGCAGCCAGATGATGGCCAGCCACATCTCGGTGCCCTGCAGTCCCGGCGTGCGGGTCGCGCCGCTCCCCCGGGTCAGGGCGAAGCTGAAGCCCGCGCCGTCCTGCCAGCCGCCGACCGCGCGAATGAGCAGCTCCCTGGCCCAGGCCGCGCCCTCCTCGCGGCGGTGCCGCGTCTGCTTGCCCGCCAGCCAGAGCGGGTGGACGACGTCGAGCACGTTGCAGGCGTTCCCGGTGTCCGGGCCGAAGTGGCGAGGGTCGCGCGCCTGGGCGAGCACGGTGTCGACAGCCCGCTCGGGGTAGGGCAGCGGCACCCCGAACTGCGCGAACGTCCCCCGCGTGAGCCGGTAGAAGCCGTTGACCACCTGCAGCCAGCCCGCGTCGGCGTCCGGCTCGCCCCACATGCCGTGGGCCTGCGAGCACCTCGTCAGGAGCCACCCGTACAGGGTCTCGATCTCGCCGCGCAGGCCGAAGTCGGCGAGGTTGCGGTAGAGGCCGGTCCCGACGGTGTCCACCCACGAGCCGGCCGTCCACGCCTTGCGCTTCCAGTCGAGGGCGTCCAGGGCGGCGATCAGGTCCTGGGAGCCGAGGCCGGCGACGGCGTGGACCGGGTGGCGGAAGCGGGCGCCGAGCAGGTCGAGCGCATAGCCGACGCAGAGCACGTGGTAGGCGGCGGCCCCGTCGAGCGCCGGCGTTCCTGTGTCGCCGAGCTCCGGGACCAGGCCGGTGGCGGCGTCCTGCCGGTCCTGGAGGAACCCGACGATCTCGTCCCGCGCGGGGATCGGGGGCGGGCCGCCGAGCAACAGGTCGGCGATCTCGACCGCGTCGCACCAGGCCCGTACGGTCGGCTCGGCGTCCGGGCGGTCCACGTAGCGCTCGCCCGTCCAGCAGCGGCGCAGCACCGCCTCGGCCTGGTCCCTGGCCCGGTCGGCGAATTCGGCGAGCAGCCGCTCCAGGTCGCCTCCCTTCCCAGCGCCGTGCCCAGCCGCTTCCTTCGCAGCGCCGTGCCCGGCCGCACGCGTGACAGCGGCCTGGCCCGAGCTCGCGACGTCATCCGGCAGGACGGCGTCCGCGCCCGGGGTGTGGCGGTCCGCCGCGTCTGGGGTGTGGCGGTCCGCCGCGTCTGGGGTGTGGCGGTCCGCCGTGTCTGGGGCCGGGGCGGTGGGGCGTGGGGTGCGGCGGTCGCGGATCAGGCGGGCCGGGTTGCCGGCGACCATGGCCCAGGCGGGCACGTCCTTCGTGACCACCGCGCCCGCCCCGACGACGGCGTGATCGCCGATCGTCACCCCGTCCAGCACCACCACGTTCGACCCGATCCACACGTCGTCGCCGATGCGGATCCCCTTCGACGTGATCGCCTGCCGGAACACCGGCCGGTCCGGGGCGGCGCCGTGGTTGAAGCCGAGCAGGGAGGTGTGCGCCCCCACCCGCACGGCGTTCCC includes:
- the egtC gene encoding ergothioneine biosynthesis protein EgtC codes for the protein MCRHAAWLGAPRPAATLIHEPEHGLHAQSYAPRRQRHGTVNADGFGMGWYDPDRTEPIRYRRSIPIWADANLPALAQVARSGCLLAAVRCATSGMPVEESATAPFTDGPWLLSHNGRVAREAVRDLADEAESACDSAWLAAAVFQRLRTGLGLGQSLAEVVVKAGARDPGARLNLLACDGGSLAATVWGDTLFVRPLEDGVLVASEPLDDLPGWQAVPERSLLLATAADGVRVQPL
- the egtB gene encoding ergothioneine biosynthesis protein EgtB, translating into MNDFKERIAAELIAVRDRSLTYTEADDDVLVHQHSPLMSPLVWDLAHVGNYEELWVLRAAAGITPLRPEIDDIYDAFKTPRKDRPTLPFLRPAEARDYIGGVRGRVLDVLDAVDLEDPSPLRRDGFVFGLVIQHEHQHDETMLATLQLSRRPGMVRDGALPPGRAAGAEEVYVPAGSFLMGTDTLPWAYDNERPAHRVDLPAYWIDRLPVGNAAYAAFIEDGGYHDPRWWTPEGWRWRQNSGVFAPLFWVKDGGTWWRSRFGRTEPVPMDEPVQHVCWYEADAYARWAGKRLPTEAEWEKACGWDAAAGRARKYPWGDQDPTPELANLGHRAARPAPLGAYPGGASPYGAEQMVGDVWEWTDTWFGGYPGFSAFPYREYSEVFFGRDYRVLRGGSWAADPAAVRTTFRNWDYPIRRQIFTGFRCARTAEQR
- a CDS encoding acyltransferase, with translation MSEFDFCPWLFWAHATEEDRQAQADHVAGLRGLMELEAPEKVFISPLAAVYADRLTLGERSYIAAHVYVTDDVVMGDDCTLNPYSVARGRVVLGNAVRVGAHTSLLGFNHGAAPDRPVFRQAITSKGIRIGDDVWIGSNVVVLDGVTIGDHAVVGAGAVVTKDVPAWAMVAGNPARLIRDRRTPRPTAPAPDTADRHTPDAADRHTPDAADRHTPGADAVLPDDVASSGQAAVTRAAGHGAAKEAAGHGAGKGGDLERLLAEFADRARDQAEAVLRRCWTGERYVDRPDAEPTVRAWCDAVEIADLLLGGPPPIPARDEIVGFLQDRQDAATGLVPELGDTGTPALDGAAAYHVLCVGYALDLLGARFRHPVHAVAGLGSQDLIAALDALDWKRKAWTAGSWVDTVGTGLYRNLADFGLRGEIETLYGWLLTRCSQAHGMWGEPDADAGWLQVVNGFYRLTRGTFAQFGVPLPYPERAVDTVLAQARDPRHFGPDTGNACNVLDVVHPLWLAGKQTRHRREEGAAWARELLIRAVGGWQDGAGFSFALTRGSGATRTPGLQGTEMWLAIIWLLADHLGVSDALTYRPRGIHRPEPAIQLR
- a CDS encoding anti-sigma factor family protein, which gives rise to MKRFTCGELVEVITAYLDDALDQPSRAGIEVHLSCCEDCGHYVDQFRSTIRALGDQPPEKLSHGTRERLMSAFRSRRPA
- the egtA gene encoding ergothioneine biosynthesis glutamate--cysteine ligase EgtA, with amino-acid sequence MGDYARRCFRAGGGDRVGVELEFLVFDRADVARHVPLEQVARALPPLPGGSRVTFEPGGQLELSGPAGPLSGAIDGLTADLAVARRALEAAGLALAGVGLDPVRPPRRQLSLPRYEVMAEFFGGPYGPLMMCSTASIQVNLDLGWRPETRWERAHLLGPVLTAAFANSPLSGGRPCGWMSGRQAVWDNLDPTRTAPVPVSGDPAADWADYLLDARLMLVREDGDRCRPVRDGSTFRDWLATGEPTAADLAYHATTVFPPVRPRGWLEIRYLDAQHPATWPVCVAVTCALIADDRAADAALAAAEPYREMWPEAARCGLADPRLAKAAEACFRAALEALPRLGATPALVGEVAAFADRHVTPGRSPAADLIDLGPRAWLTEGGRV
- a CDS encoding RNA polymerase sigma factor, translated to MGSFAGSTLPPDDIVVSALRAGDEAMFAALLDTWSRGMLRVARTYVSTDDSAEEVVQDTWLAVIGAIDGFEGRSSVKTWVYRILVNTAKKRSVRESRTLPWSALELDAGPTVDPSRFHGTDAALPGSWKESPAVWPTPESQALAAEVRGLIGEALAGLPPRQRIVITLRDVEGCTSEEVCEILEISAANQRVLLHRARAVVRGRLEDYFESVKQAE